One genomic window of Mus caroli chromosome 12, CAROLI_EIJ_v1.1, whole genome shotgun sequence includes the following:
- the Nova1 gene encoding RNA-binding protein Nova-1 isoform X7 yields the protein MPQNVAKTEPVSILQPQTTVNPDRIKQVKIIVPNSTAGLIIGKGGATVKAIMEQSGAWVQLSQKPDGINLQERVVTVSGEPEQNRKAVELIIQKIQEDPQSGSCLNISYANVTGPVANSNPTGSPYANTAEVLPTAAAAAGLLGHANLAGVAAFPAVLSGFTGNDLVAITSALNTLASYGYNLNTLGLGLSQAAATGALAAAAASANPAAAAANLLATYASEASASGSTAGGTAGTFALGSLAAATAATNGYFGAASPLAASAILGTEKSTDGSKDVVEIAVPENLVGAILGKGGKTLVEYQELTGARIQISKKGEFVPGTRNRKVTITGTPAATQAAQYLITQRITYEQGVRAANPQKVG from the coding sequence gtAAAGATTATAGTTCCCAACAGCACAGCAGGTCTGATAATAGGGAAGGGAGGTGCTACTGTGAAGGCTATAATGGAGCAGTCAGGGGCTTGGGTGCAGCTTTCCCAGAAACCCGATGGGATCAACTTGCAAGAGAGGGTTGTCACTGTGAGTGGAGAACCTGAACAAAACCGAAAAGCTGTTGAACTTATCATCCAGAAGATACAAGAGGATCCACAGAGTGGCAGCTGTCTCAATATCAGTTATGCCAATGTGACAGGTCCAGTGGCAAATTCCAATCCAACCGGATCTCCTTATGCAAACACTGCTGAAGTGTTACCAACTGCCGCAGCAGCCGCAGGGCTATTAGGACATGCTAACCTTGCTGGCGTTGCGGCCTTCCCAGCAGTTTTATCTGGCTTCACAGGCAATGACCTGGTGGCCATCACCTCTGCACTTAATACATTAGCCAGCTATGGATATAATCTCAACACATTAGGTTTAGGTCTCAGCCAAGCAGCAGCAACGGGGGCTTTGGCTGCCGCAGCTGCCAGTGCcaacccagcagcagcagcagccaattTGTTGGCCACCTATGCCAGTGAAGCCTCAGCCAGCGGCAGCACAGCTGGTGGAACGGCGGGGACATTTGCATTAGGTAGCCtggctgctgctactgctgcaaCCAATGGATACTTTGGAGCTGCCTCGCCCCTAGCTGCCAGTGCCATTCTAGGGACAGAGAAATCCACAGATGGATCAAAGGATGTAGTTGAAATAGCAGTTCCAGAAAACTTAGTTGGTGCAATACTTGGCAAAGGAGGGAAAACCTTAGTGGAATACCAGGAGTTGACTGGTGCAAGGATACAGATCTCCAAAAAGGGAGAATTCGTACCTGGCACAAGGAATCGGAAGGTAACCATTACTGGAACACCAGCTGCAACACAGGCTGCTCAGTATTTAATTACACAGAGGATCACATATGAGCAAGGAGTTCGGGCTGCCAATCCTCAGAAAGTGGGTTGA